Proteins from one Buchnera aphidicola (Kurisakia onigurumii) genomic window:
- a CDS encoding NADH-quinone oxidoreductase subunit J family protein: MCYIFYFFGLIAIFSVFLTIIQKNPVYSLLYFIIFLISISGIYYTIGFSFIAALEIIIYAGAIMVLFIFVIMTLNLDTDIQNKDNYLQKKKWIFPSFLSLILFFLFFLSFLHSLGNKKNILYIPDIKSIGVFLFGPYIYIVEISSMLLLSAIIVVFHFSSYRSIKIKK; encoded by the coding sequence ATGTGTTATATTTTTTATTTTTTTGGTTTAATAGCAATTTTTTCAGTTTTTCTTACTATTATACAAAAAAATCCAGTTTATTCACTTTTATATTTTATAATTTTTTTAATTTCTATATCTGGGATTTATTATACTATAGGATTTTCTTTTATAGCGGCATTAGAAATTATTATATATGCTGGTGCAATAATGGTTTTATTTATATTTGTTATCATGACATTAAATTTAGATACAGATATTCAAAATAAAGATAATTATCTTCAAAAGAAAAAATGGATCTTTCCATCATTTTTATCTTTAATTTTATTTTTTTTATTTTTTTTGTCATTTTTACATTCATTAGGAAATAAAAAAAACATTTTATATATACCAGATATAAAAAGTATTGGAGTTTTTTTATTTGGTCCTTATATATATATAGTTGAGATATCTTCTATGTTGTTATTGTCTGCTATTATTGTTGTTTTTCATTTTTCTTCTTATCGTAGTATAAAAATAAAAAAATAA
- the nuoK gene encoding NADH-quinone oxidoreductase subunit NuoK, translating to MISFFCSLILSIILFILGLFSLIIRKNFLFMLISLEIMINSIVLALIIVSSYYESVEGQIMYILSITVAAAEVSVGLAILMRIYRTYQTLNIDLLSEKNK from the coding sequence ATGATTTCTTTTTTTTGTAGCTTAATTCTTTCAATTATATTATTTATATTAGGTTTATTTTCTCTTATTATTAGAAAAAATTTTTTATTTATGTTAATTAGTTTAGAAATTATGATTAACTCTATAGTATTAGCATTAATAATAGTCAGTAGTTATTATGAATCTGTTGAAGGTCAAATTATGTATATTTTATCTATAACAGTTGCAGCAGCAGAAGTAAGTGTAGGTTTAGCAATTTTAATGCGGATATATCGTACATATCAAACATTAAACATAGATTTATTAAGTGAGAAAAATAAATGA
- the nuoL gene encoding NADH-quinone oxidoreductase subunit L yields the protein MNYIYLTILMPCISFFITFFNNSQKLFIKKLCSYLSVIFIFFAFLNSIYISIKFFYYPSHFFIYNLWNWIGINNSPIQFNFFIDKLSLIMLVMVTGIGFLIQLFSCWYMKKEKCQSRFFSLMSLFIVSMMLLVLADNLILIYLGWELVGLCSYLLISFYYKININCTAAKKAFLMTKIGDIFLFFSIIIIYNVFHTLSIHSLFTILNGSDSFFNSKILEVITFFLLIGSIAKSAQFPFQTWLSDAMVGPTPASALIHAATMVISGVYLISRTNFIFSLTPDILFLISCISCFTILISGLSALVQHDIKKILAYSTISQVGYMFLALGSQSWNAAIFHVVVHAIFKSLLFLSTSAVILKSNLEQNIFKMGGLRKKIPLVYISFIFGISSLLSLPIITAGFYSKESILISVLGNNFTIIFFVFSLLGVFLTSMYTSRLFLFVFYGKNFFKNKNFINYKIEFAYYFPLIILNMLSTFILILIFNKNNVFPINYFYLNHKKIIFELISFLISSSGCLCSYYIWNIDKNNFIKKQYIKNFFHFIVNFLLKGWYFDKLYNLIFIFPHNFILRLINKDPIDKKLNLLKYNFQYLNKFMIKIEFSYLRKYFLIFILSIIIFLSVCIITIII from the coding sequence ATGAACTATATTTATTTAACTATTTTGATGCCATGTATCAGTTTTTTTATAACTTTTTTTAATAATAGTCAAAAATTATTTATAAAAAAATTATGTTCGTATTTAAGTGTAATTTTTATATTTTTTGCTTTCTTAAATAGTATTTATATATCGATAAAATTTTTTTATTATCCATCACATTTTTTTATTTATAATTTATGGAATTGGATTGGTATAAATAATTCACCAATTCAATTTAATTTTTTTATCGATAAATTATCTTTGATTATGTTAGTTATGGTAACAGGAATAGGTTTTTTAATTCAATTATTTTCTTGCTGGTATATGAAAAAGGAAAAATGTCAATCTCGTTTTTTTTCTTTAATGAGTTTATTTATAGTAAGTATGATGTTATTGGTACTTGCAGATAATTTAATTTTAATATATTTAGGTTGGGAATTAGTGGGATTATGTTCTTATCTTCTTATTAGCTTTTATTATAAAATAAATATAAATTGCACAGCAGCAAAAAAAGCATTTTTAATGACTAAAATTGGAGATATATTTTTATTTTTTTCGATAATTATTATATATAATGTATTTCACACATTAAGTATTCATTCTTTATTTACTATTTTAAATGGATCTGATAGTTTTTTTAATTCTAAAATTTTAGAGGTTATAACATTTTTTTTGTTAATAGGATCAATAGCAAAGTCTGCACAATTTCCTTTTCAAACATGGTTATCTGATGCTATGGTCGGACCAACTCCTGCATCAGCTTTAATACATGCTGCTACTATGGTGATATCTGGAGTGTATTTAATTTCTAGAACAAATTTTATTTTTTCTTTGACACCCGATATTTTATTTTTAATTTCTTGTATTAGTTGTTTTACTATACTAATTTCGGGTTTATCTGCTTTGGTACAACACGATATTAAAAAAATTTTGGCTTATTCTACTATAAGTCAAGTTGGATATATGTTTTTAGCTTTAGGATCTCAATCTTGGAATGCTGCTATTTTTCATGTAGTTGTACACGCAATATTTAAATCTTTATTATTTTTATCTACTAGTGCAGTAATATTAAAATCAAATTTGGAACAAAATATTTTTAAAATGGGTGGGTTAAGAAAAAAAATACCATTGGTATATATATCTTTTATATTTGGTATATCTTCTTTATTATCTTTACCAATTATTACTGCAGGTTTTTATAGTAAAGAATCTATTCTTATATCTGTTTTAGGAAATAATTTTACTATCATTTTTTTTGTTTTTTCTTTATTAGGTGTTTTTTTGACTTCTATGTATACGAGTAGATTATTTCTGTTTGTATTTTATGGAAAAAATTTTTTTAAAAATAAAAATTTTATAAATTATAAAATAGAATTTGCGTATTATTTTCCTTTAATTATTTTAAATATGTTATCTACTTTTATTTTAATTTTAATTTTCAACAAAAATAATGTATTTCCTATAAATTATTTTTATTTAAATCATAAAAAAATTATTTTTGAACTGATTTCTTTTTTAATATCATCTTCTGGATGTTTGTGTTCATATTATATATGGAATATTGATAAAAATAATTTTATTAAAAAACAATATATTAAAAACTTTTTTCATTTTATTGTAAATTTTTTATTAAAAGGATGGTATTTTGATAAATTATATAATTTAATATTTATTTTTCCTCATAATTTTATTTTACGATTGATAAATAAAGATCCAATAGATAAAAAATTAAATTTATTAAAATATAATTTTCAGTATTTAAATAAATTCATGATAAAAATTGAATTTAGTTATTTACGAAAATATTTTTTAATTTTTATTTTAAGTATTATTATTTTTTTATCTGTTTGTATTATTACAATAATAATATAA